A single Neospora caninum Liverpool complete genome, chromosome VIIb DNA region contains:
- a CDS encoding putative ATP-binding cassette, protein MRRASPSGRRDILSATLPPGDNAEVTQTSRILIDLSFGIRCAISASIGVIAASSLAPTSFLLSLLLPTAAAGFLLRATAKRSRQLQSAQTRALSSTLAHASQVLQNRKSVRSLNAEAFEIAKFHAGLEGVYKVARRSAVAVGARHGLVFALGGGFLLHVIQRAGSFISAGALSLGDVTALAMYCVMAGSSLQGCVTAYGDIQRTLGTAGKVLSAISDASDDKEPRRGAKHAHLGSPLPPLLAASSSLVDAAQGGLDGGDKGMAVTFNDVHFAYPDRPGQPVLRGVDLHVPPGAFLGILGPSGSGKSTVATLLLRLYDPVEGEILLDGTPTGRLDAQRVRSLITPVTQENLLLATSVKENVEYAVRANDVLTGAKTPIPDLEGRVGEACALAAVSEFAAHLPRQLDTVLDEKALSLSGGQRQRICLARALCRLIPSSSLSSSSGLSRVSLGEEGRPRLLLLDEATSALDVPTERLVLGHIKQALAGRTAIFITHRLSVLDYVDHVAVMSEGRVVQSGEKAAVLADPCKELRHILNCNASCN, encoded by the exons ATGCggcgcgcttctccttctgggCGCCGCGACATCCTTTCTGCGACTCTTCCTCCTGGAGACAACG cggaagTGACACAGACGAGCCGCATTCTCATCGACCTCTCCTTCGGCATCCGCTGTGCGATTTCTGCCTCCATCG GTGTCATCGCAGCCTCCTCGCTGGCGCCGacgtcgtttcttctctcgcttttgctTCCAACGGCAGCAGCGGggtttctgcttcgcgcaACAGCTAAGCGGTCCCGTCAGCTCCAGAGCGCCCAAACCCGGGCGCTGTCTTCGACGTTGGCCCACGCCTCGCAAGTCCTGCAAAACCGGAAATCTGTCCGATCTCTCAACGCCGAGGCCTTCGAGATCGCAAAGTTCCACGCGGGC TTAGAGGGAGTCTACAAGGTGGCTCGGCGCAGCGCCGTCGCGGTGGGTGCACGTCACGGCCTCGTCTTTGCACTTGGAGgaggttttcttcttcacgtgATCCAGCGCGCTGGAAGCTTCATTTCGGCAG GCGCTTTGTCCCTCGGCGACGTCACGGCGTTAGCCATGTACTGCGTGATGGCGGGGTCATCTCTCCAAGGCTGTGTCACTGCGTACGGAGACATCCAGCGAACGCTGGGGACAGCGGGGAAAGTTCTCAGCGCGATTTCTGATGCCTCTGACGATAAAGAACCTCGGCGAGGCGCAAAGCACGCCCACCTTGGCtctccgctgccgccgctcttggccgcttcttcttctcttgtgGACGCGGCTCAGGGCGGGCTGGATGGCGGAGACAAGGGTATGGCTGTAACTTTCAACGACGTCCACTTTGCGTATCCAGATCGGCCTGGACAGCCTGTGCTTCGAGGGGTTGACCTGCACGTGCCTCCGGGCGCCTTTCTGGGCATTCTAG GTCCAAGCGGCAGCGGGAAATCCACAGTCGCCACTCTTCTCCTCCGGCTGTACGACCCTGTCGAGGGCGAGATTCTCTTGGACGGCACGCCGACGGGAAGGCTCGACGCGCAGCGTGTGCGCAGTTTG aTCACCCCCGTGACGCAAGAGAACCTTCTGCTGGCGACGAGTGTGAAGGAGAATGTGGAGTACGCTGTCCGCGCTAACGATGTGTTGACTGGCGCCAAAA cGCCGATCCCCGACCTTGAAGGGCGAGTGGGCGAGGCATGTGCactcgctgctgtctccgaaTTTGCCGCACACTTGCCTCGCCAACTCGACACGGTTCTCGACGAAAAGGCGCTTTCTCTGTCAG gTGGACAACGCCAGCGCATCTGTCTCGCCCGCGCTCTTTGTCGCCTGattccttcgtcctctctctcttcttcctcgggtCTCTCTAGAGTTTCGTTGGGCGAAGAGGgccggcctcgccttctgcttctcgacgaggcgacgtCCGCGTTAGACGTGCCGACGGAGCGGCTAGTGCTTGGCCACATCAAGCAG GCTCTCGCGGGCAGAACTGCGATCTTCATCACGCACAGGCTGAGTGTGCTGGACTACGTTGACCACGTGGCG GTGATGAGCGAAGGCCGTGTCGTACAAAGTGGCGAAAAGGCGGCCGTGCTCGCCGACCCGTGCAAGGAACTCCGCCACAT CCTCAACTGCAATGCCTCCTGCAACTGA